Proteins encoded within one genomic window of Eurosta solidaginis isolate ZX-2024a chromosome 1, ASM4086904v1, whole genome shotgun sequence:
- the LOC137237003 gene encoding uncharacterized protein, translating to MASQDIFEEDIDMYNSTSNRKSNAFLNISSSTTNQTFKGMVDVLPSAPNATDPYFVDVAQHSEPFPSQLYANNANLHSSSGSTANQLRIKKVKLVKGKVNANLVDEFASNYIATNPHVVNVAQRSEPFPSKLYAKNANLRHPSSATTSEPYTPKFRKFYLSKGFNATNAHLVDVALHSEPFPSSSKAINNNFNNSSSSSTNQKHNKLIDLLPSNSDSANADFIDVAQHSASFHSSLNATSTVLNNAATSLTNEGTFPTTNENIMAILQTILQKHIDLEFRLTKIEEKLPELAEVMAIYKVMRDSKVLIKKTHKIVCRISGETENDTHTELSIVMPLTSLDSVYDIEKKLDSDDYQESMKSYIFMLQGASLDIIGVMKKLFSDNVLFNFNWDGVQGKRSLSKLKLVNSVLFDVFKLQGRIDFEDSMRRCLTLSHNRHKQRRYLTHKSSSETA from the exons ATGGCGAGCCAGGACATATTTGAAGAAGACATAGATATGTATAACTCTACTTCGAATAGGAAAAGCAAcgcctttttaaatatttccagCTCTACTACCAACCAAACATTCAAGGGTATGGTAGATGTACTTCCCTCCGCTCCCAATGCAACGGACCCCTATTTCGTggatgtagcacaacacagcgaACCGTTTCCATCTCAATTGTATGCAAATAACGCCAATTTGCATAGTTCGTCTGGCTCTACAGCCAACCAACTAAGAATTAAAAAGGTAAAGCTGGTGAAGGGCAAAGTAAATGCCAATTTGGTCGATGAATTTGCTTCGAATTATATTGCAACAAACCCCCATGTCGTGAATGTAGCACAACGCAGCGAACCGTTTCCATCTAAATTATATGCAAAGAACGCCAATCTCCGTCATCCGTCTAGCGCCACAACCAGCGAACCATATACGCCAAAGTTCCGAAAGTTTTACTTGTCAAAGGGCTTCAATGCAACAAATGCGCATTTGGTCGATGTAGCACTACACAGCGAACCGTTTCCATCTAGCTCAAAAGCTATAAACAACAATTTCAATAATTCGTCCAGCTCTAGTACCAACCAAAAACACAACAAATTGATTGATTTACTTCCCTCCAATTCCGATTCAGCAAACGCCGATTTCAtcgatgtagcacaacacagcgcgTCCTTTCACTCTTCCTTAAATGCAACGAGTACCGTTTTGAATAATGCGGCTACTTCCTTAACCAATGAAGGGACATTCCCTACAACAAACGAAAATATAATGGCAatactacaaacaatattacagaagCATATCGACCTGGAATTTAGATTGACTAAGATTGAAGAAAAG CTTCCAGAATTGGCAGAAGTCATGGCTATCTATAAGGTCATGCGTGACTCAAAAGTTCTGattaagaaaacgcacaaaatagtatgccgtatcagcggagaaacggaaaatgatactcacaccgagctctctatcgttatgccactaacatcgctggattcagtttatgacattgagaaaaagttggactcagatgattatcaagaatcaatg aaatcatATATCTTTATGCTGCAAGGTGCATCATTAGACATTATTGGAGTAATGAAAAAACTTTTCTCTGACaacgttcttttcaattttaactgggacggagtacagggcaaacgatctttatctaaactgaaactcgtgaacagcgtactttttg ACGTTTTCAAACTGCAAGGCAGGATCGACTTCGAAGACAGCATGAGACGGTGTTTAACGCTGAGCCACAATCGGCATAAACAAAGGCGGTATCTGACCCATAAATCCAGCTCTGAAACAGCATAA